The Spartinivicinus poritis genome window below encodes:
- a CDS encoding RebB family R body protein translates to MPGETNGNRTDRENSSVNGKTTDAVTTITTLVVGMAPAMAMGNLYQTLAYNVGLAAMNQVFSQYQANINHQAITIVGIQRIFSK, encoded by the coding sequence ATGCCTGGCGAAACAAATGGTAATCGAACAGATAGAGAAAACAGCAGTGTCAATGGAAAAACAACTGATGCAGTCACTACCATCACGACACTTGTGGTTGGCATGGCACCTGCAATGGCAATGGGTAATTTATATCAAACCCTCGCCTACAATGTTGGCTTAGCAGCAATGAATCAAGTCTTCAGTCAATATCAGGCTAATATTAATCATCAAGCAATTACTATAGTAGGTATACAGCGAATATTCTCTAAATAA
- a CDS encoding sigma 54-interacting transcriptional regulator codes for MNKYENKAQPVLPGIIGNNPTIHKLASQIQKIAKSDRPVFLKGATGTGKELFANAIHQLSQRLGQFVAVNCSAIPENLFESLLFGHEKGAFTGADRRHHGFFAQANNGTLFLDEVAELPLIHQPKLLRVLETRRFSRIGSNEEIEFTGRIVSATHVDMSQLVEDKLFREDLFYRLNLFELDIPSLEERRDDIPLLVNYFAKKERNITFSPCALEFFKYASWPGNIRQLKNTIDKLSVLAENDYLSAHCIQELAVCEPDETIISKLAREIIAMPLSNKLKAIHDALVEEAVSITEGNKTQAARLLGVHRKVIERKLQQIRLKIIPNHFPQTDRKQG; via the coding sequence GTGAATAAATATGAAAATAAAGCACAACCAGTGTTACCTGGAATAATCGGTAATAACCCTACAATACATAAATTAGCTAGCCAAATTCAAAAAATTGCAAAAAGTGATCGACCTGTATTTTTAAAGGGGGCTACCGGTACAGGTAAAGAACTCTTTGCCAATGCTATACACCAGTTAAGCCAACGACTTGGCCAATTTGTAGCAGTCAATTGCAGTGCAATCCCCGAAAACCTGTTTGAATCACTGCTGTTTGGTCATGAAAAAGGGGCATTCACTGGTGCAGACAGACGTCATCATGGTTTTTTTGCTCAAGCCAATAATGGTACTCTATTCCTTGATGAAGTAGCTGAACTGCCATTAATTCACCAACCGAAACTATTGCGCGTACTTGAAACCAGACGGTTTAGCCGCATTGGCAGTAACGAGGAGATTGAATTCACTGGACGAATAGTCTCCGCCACCCATGTTGATATGAGTCAACTGGTTGAAGATAAACTATTTCGTGAAGACCTATTTTATCGCCTAAACCTGTTTGAATTAGATATACCCAGTTTAGAGGAGCGACGGGATGATATCCCCTTGCTAGTCAACTATTTTGCTAAAAAAGAACGCAACATCACTTTTAGCCCCTGTGCCCTTGAGTTTTTTAAGTATGCCAGTTGGCCAGGCAATATCAGGCAGCTGAAAAACACCATTGACAAACTTTCCGTACTTGCTGAAAACGACTATTTATCAGCTCATTGTATACAAGAACTCGCTGTATGCGAGCCAGACGAAACCATTATATCTAAGTTAGCCAGAGAAATTATTGCCATGCCACTCAGTAATAAATTAAAGGCTATTCATGATGCATTGGTTGAAGAGGCAGTATCCATTACTGAAGGCAATAAAACTCAAGCCGCTCGCCTGTTAGGTGTACATAGAAAAGTAATAGAACGAAAATTGCAACAGATAAGGCTAAAGATTATACCAAATCACTTTCCACAAACTGATAGAAAACAAGGTTAA
- a CDS encoding RebB family R body protein, producing MAEQPTVVNGAVVDSVATANTKVLAEAPAMALGSLYQTIGNSVAMAAANAVYAQQQANVTYQASSTLGVTKLFEQNKG from the coding sequence ATGGCCGAACAACCTACTGTCGTTAATGGCGCTGTTGTTGATTCAGTTGCTACTGCTAACACAAAAGTATTAGCTGAAGCCCCAGCCATGGCACTAGGCAGCCTATACCAAACCATTGGTAATTCGGTTGCGATGGCTGCCGCTAATGCGGTGTATGCGCAACAACAAGCCAATGTCACTTATCAGGCATCCAGCACTTTAGGTGTCACTAAGCTGTTTGAACAAAATAAAGGCTAA
- a CDS encoding helix-turn-helix domain-containing protein translates to MSQTALETHSLEASTQTNNDQSNHSPANMCDMSDKETVLVKKTCEYLQAHLADAHSLATLAIQMGTNRNRLTSSFKQVLGIGVMAWLREQRMAKAKLLLNTTDLSIKQICYEVGYRDPANFSTTFKASYQVSPLVFRKK, encoded by the coding sequence TTGAGCCAAACAGCTTTAGAAACCCACAGTTTAGAAGCCAGCACACAAACTAATAACGATCAAAGTAATCACTCACCAGCAAACATGTGCGACATGTCTGATAAAGAAACAGTGTTAGTGAAAAAGACTTGTGAATATTTACAGGCCCATCTTGCTGATGCCCATTCACTTGCCACACTTGCTATCCAAATGGGTACTAATCGAAACCGACTAACTTCCTCATTTAAGCAAGTGCTGGGCATTGGGGTAATGGCTTGGTTACGAGAACAACGCATGGCCAAAGCCAAACTACTGTTAAATACCACGGATTTAAGTATCAAACAAATTTGCTATGAAGTAGGTTATCGTGACCCTGCCAATTTTTCAACCACATTTAAAGCTAGCTATCAAGTTTCCCCTCTAGTATTTAGAAAAAAATGA